ctccaaataaatcagccaaaaactgatttaaagtttatttagtaaTAGTAGCATTTGATGTTCAtgggcatgttaacttcatttcctgcaaatctgggctcaatcgggctcttccatccaattttctgtacgaaatagtaacagaggtgtattttctcATATATTTCagctgaaacccccatattaacttcaaatcaattgcgccagcttatgcaatagcggatcaggctgaaattttcagagaatgattttcttacctaaaggcaaaaagatggagggtgccccgtagaatccgacgactttttttctccccatactaggctgggccactctaTAGTCCACGTATATAGcttcacagataaaaatatgttgtgattttaaatgtattttcaagcacatatttggagcatgcaattAAACGCaatattcaatcgatcttactattcttttaaatctaaataaatgtaaactgtgcttgcttataaaatccagtcaaatttaattgaatatcaaatgttaattcGTGTGTTAGTAtttgctgcaattttacacgtcgttgaattttcaaaactatttgctgtgtttatatgtagacgaagaatcagaaggtaTAAATTTGGGCTGTTACGCCGTTTTCAAATGTTTGTCTTGATTAGACAAATCATATGAATATTAATCCAAGTTTATTATATTATGTTCTACTTTACTGAACTCAATTGTGACCAAAAACTTACTGCATCTAGATCGTAGTCAAGATTAATGTTTTAGTATTTCTTTGCAGTACGAGAAATAAAGATACTCTCATAAAAttaccaattttttttatggcaaGAGATCCACGCAATTTTACCTAGTTGTGTTCTTGAGCTTCAATAtagctttatttttatttattcattattcaattCTCGACATGGGAACCTTCAGTTAGTTATTCAAATCAAACGTTTCATTGTTGTGTACATTTTTCATTGGTTTAGTTGTCCACCAGGCACAAGGCGCCACCATCGTCGTCCGACCGGATGTTTTGATTGTCCCAAAGACTGAGCTCCACGCCCTCTCCGTCTTCGAATTATCATTATGACTGCGGTTTGTCCTGATTCTTTTTTTTCAACTGACAGGACACATGTGTATGCTCCCGTGCTAGACACGATCATGCGGCGTCCATAAACCTGGCGCACGTCGATCACATGAAGGAGAGGGAAAAGGAAAATTGAGGCAAATGTCTGGAGCATGCTCGATGGTGAATAGAGGAAGGGGCCCTTCTGGAAATGGGAGGTAGATGTAGGATATTTAAAGTCTAGCTGTGCAACAGCTTAGTTACATTCGTATGTTGTCTAACGAAGGAGCAACATCTAAGTCGAGCAATGAATAATTGAAGTGTTCTGGGTTTAacgtctgatttttttttgaaaaattgtgttTAGTGTTTATAGTGAAAGTGacgaaatattgaaaaacaataGCAAATATGTGTTCAAAATTTGTGTTGGTGTTCGCATTATGCGCCCTTGTGGATTATTCGTTGGCTTCGGTTATTCGAGAGAAGGTGCATAAGAAGGAAGACTACAGTGCATACTTCAAGACACTGACAGCATATCGTAACAGACTGCAGTTAGAAGGATTATACCCGAAATCTAAAATAGGTAGGTAATCATTTTAGTGAACCTAATACTATACGCAAAACATTGCAAACAAGTAATTCAAAACatcgcaaattaaaaaaataaattgtctAACGGAAAGCTTTTTCTCATCAATTGCCTACAGGGAATCATCCAATCAACGCACAACACTTTGATGAGCTCGAAGTACTGCAGCTTATTCCAGTTACAATCAAGCAACTCCGTCAGCATGAACTGAGCATCCAGGAGTTGCTTGCTCTTCAAAAAGTCTTCGGCAGTTTCTGGGACTTGATCGAAGAGGATGCCCATCGCAAACGTTCCGAGCCGCGTAGTGAGCTTCTGTCCGACTTGTTGAGTTCCCGCGAGGTACGTTTTGGAAAGCAGGAAATTCGCGAACACCTTAAGAACGACGTCAAAGGCAACTCCGTTCAGATGGTGTACAATACAGACGCTTCACGAACGATCAAATTTGCCGACGATTCCTCTACCAGTCCCTCCCAAAGGATTCTTCGCATGATAGCTGCAATCTGTCAGCAAGTGTACAAGAATCGTCCAGCGCAGAAATCGCGTAACAAGCGGTCAGACTCGATCAACCTGGAAAACGTAAAAGTAACCATTAAAGTTCCTCGATCGAAGCGATCGTTGCACTTGAGTGGATTGCCGAGCAAAAAAGCACCTGGTCTGAGCAAGGAGGAGCAGAGGCGTGTCGACGAGGCGAACGAAGCGGCAATTATGGAGGCACTTATGGCGCAGATTGGAAACAATGGAGTAGACCACGACGAGGAGGACGATGATTACTACGAAGACGACGAAGACTACCTGTCGGAGCACACTAAATCTAACGAATCCACCGTTACGGAGCAAGCTGGGAGCGTTGAAGAGGACAAAACTGAACGGGATTCCAACTCCAACAATCAGTTGGAAGGGCGTTCACCTGACTATGCATACGATGAAGGTGAACCCGACGACGATTACAGCATGACCGATTTCAAACCGAGATTTAGTGTTGGAGATTTCGAAAATGCGTCGGTAAACGAATTGATTATGCTGGCAATGCGACATAAAGCACGGAAACAGAGCGAGCAgagttcaaaatttaaattcgCAAGTAGATAAGTGTGAAGGAGATTTTTGTGTGTGAAAACGGAGGATCAATCGTACAAACAGAATTGTAAATATGATGTAGTGTTTAAGAATGTAAATATTCGTTAAATTTCAATCAAACGGGAAGATGCACATATATGTATAGCTAATTCAGTACTAGAACCAGTTATTGTGTAAATATATCCttaataaataattgaaaatgtatCAGCTATGTACTATTTATTATGTAAATGTAGGTGTCTTGTGCTGAAACCTTcatatccaatagttgctctctggagtcGTTATTTTCCGAACAGTACCACACTacatgatcgatgtcatcgAAACTGGCTCCACATCTACATAAGTTATCTTAGTTAGTTATCCCTAGTTACGgcgaagatgggcgtggccaggagtagtaatcctcgtgcttttgttatttttgtataAGACccatcttgatttctgatagcattctagatgaggatctcaaaagtaaaacatgagtatcactagtgtccaatctacgaattacaccgtaacattgccaatgctaatgctaatgataATGCTAatgcaagtggctagcttttccgggcccattttGTTGAGCTCACCTCCgaaaccatccttaccagctgctgtattggtctttagctgttggatggcatctttaacttccctcaaggtgggagctggttggcttccatcgtccgctgaactgacgtagtcatttcctccgctgtcttgactttcactgcctgtactctcagcgacATTCAAATATTCCTcgtagtgttgcttccacctttcgatcaccacacgttcgtccgtcaagctgctcccatccttatccctagACATTtaggctcgcggcacgaagcctttgcgggatgcgttgagcttctgatagaacttgcgtgtttcttgagaacggcacagctgttccatctcttcGCACTCCGcttttccaggcggcgtttcttctcctgaaaaaggcgggcctactgtctccgcttccgtctataacgttccacgttctgccagcTTAAATTTAGTCGCAAAGTAGGGTTTTGTTCTAGATCTGTGCTTGACTAGTTCTGACTTTATTGCTCTTACTGCTGACGCCAAATTACAAATGAACTAATTGCGTCAAAATTGCTGGTGAACCAACATCACCACAACTTTCGCACCGCCAGCGCTGCAgctcaaaaatttgaaatgttttgaaaaataagaagtccaTAATGTGGTCGGGGCTCTGCCaaaacacaccaagcgccaacaaaaaatcaactatttttctgcccaagctttcgtttagtggatTTAATCGATCTCAAATCGTATCGAGTATCCCCCagccccataactgaggatatcataCATCAAATATACGTATGAACTGACATGAAATGATTCCCCCTTTTCTTGTGTGTTAAACTAATTCTTTGTTGAAAGTGGTTGGATTACGACTGTGCATTTTGTAGTTCGTTTTTCGGATTGGCGGTCAGTCATGAATAAtagcgttgacaattttatttcatcgccGTCGTTTCGATCCAGGGATGGGATCTTCTACATGGCCTGtggttttatttggttataATTTTAACTTACTCAAACTTTAATCGTTTTACAAACTTACTCGATGGCAGTGATTCCCTGTAGGTCGTTATATTCAAACGGGTGTTTGTCATGGATTTGGTGAAAATTGTTTCTGGCCTCACTGTTGGTGTAAAAGTTAGTGTAGTAAAATGTTTTTTCTTAGTTAAAACTATTCTACTTGACAAAATATATCGCACTTTAATAGCTTTTACATGATACATACAtgacagttcggtacccaacatgtttcagacagcagaacaaagggaaccgaagcgacgaTCTTTATCTtgcaactaaaatatcttttcttttgCTGTACAATTTTAGTTATTAAAATGTGGTGGCGCATTTCACTCAAACGGCGCATTTTACACAGATTTCCTCTATACCCTTTTTCATACTAGTTTTCGTCATGAACGCTAACTTTTCGGATTCTGTTTCGACTACTCACCATTAGATGTCGTGGTGGAGCTTGAACACAAGCTGTGGACTGCAATTTGTTGAATGATGATGGATATGAATAACGATAACCTTTTACCTGTGCGAAAAACATCACAGTCTTGCTTCACCGGAattatattgtcggcgtagcatcGAATTAGAATTTGGAAGtgagacttccgaaccgaactttcttccgaagttttatcagTCAAACTAaaggatgcgttgtttagcgcaatATGACATGTGAACCCAACGGACTATTTTCGAAGTTGGGAATTTTGCCTGTATCTCGAGAAAAATCCATCTTCGATAGAAAATGTCGTCTAACTTTGTACCGGATACACAATATTGACCCCAAATTCAAATCACTATATAGTCACTATTCaaataattatgaaaaaactaaaaaaaaagacagaatcaccgtcttcgaccataggtcgcacagactgaatacttaacatctagcatgagacaacggacaggacatttacacaacacccagtggaccagtgaagagcttttcgctttacgaaaagttttttccttaccggggcgggaatcgaacccacacccCCACACTCCACAGCCCATGCGTCTAAACTCTCAGGTCtaaacgattgacgtcgctaaccgcaaggCCACGAAGCCCAAAAGCGGGCACAATGATCACAAATTTTTTGTCAATTTGCTAAGATAAACTCTTTAGGCGGGTGAGAACTGACTTACGGGactgcaaataaaaaaaaatagattaatccacctaacaaattttaaaatgccTTGAGCAAAGCACACTAGAAATATCGAAATAGCACTTAATGAGATAAATCCGATTATAGCATGAAAAAAGTTCTCAATAATTTCGGTAAAGAATGGTTTATCGTGTCTTATCAATAGCGAAAAATGAAGTGCATTCTCCGTTGAATGCAATTCGTTGCGAAAATTAGATAATGCTCTTAGTACCAAAATATGCGTCACATATTTTAAGCACAGACTGTGCATACAGACTTCCcctcaaaatcatatttttttgcaaGCTTGACATTTAAAATCGCTGATTTTCTctaggtttaaaaaaaatctcatatgCCTGTGGAACTTTCGTTACAGTTAATAATTGCTTTCGTCTATTTTTTTGATAACTATTTgcgaattttctatggaaaatatAATAAGACgattttattacttttacaaacaccatgcgtctccatggaCGTGTGGTATGGTATGACCCATAAAAggactgaaataaaaaaaaatgaatctttAGAACGGTATGTCCAACATTTCTGTTCTTATATGTTATGTAAGGTTGTATCTTCAAAAGCATTCCACTTTAAAGTCCAAAGAGATTACATTCGGATGTCCAAAATGATTCCGCTAGGAAGCGCAAAAGAATTCAATTTAAGTGAATTTCGATcaaaagttcaacaaatcttctaACAGCTGTTGGGCTTTGGAACGGACTTCTCTTGGGCTTATAAACGGGCTTCCAAATGGGCTCAAAGaataggaattcttttggacttcCGAACTGGAATGAATTTTTGAGCGGAGTCCTTTTGGGCTACTGAACAGCATCCTTTTTTGCTTCCTAACGAAATATTTTTAGGCTTCCGATCGCAGTATTTCAAGCTTTCGCATAGAGACCGCCTGAGCTTTCGAATGGAATTTTGGACTTTCGAAGTTCGCAAAAGGAATTCGCTAGGCATCCAAAAGCAATCCTCGAATGATTATGCTTAGAATCTCAGAAGAATTGTTGGGATGGCGAAACATCAGCCACTACACTGCAGCCAATGTAGGATAGCAGACgcttaacgtccattatgcctaaagcatggattttattttaaaatgcatCGATTGCGCAAAAAGCGGAAACAAAACGCGATTTcgtattcatattttgagatgcTTATTAATATGGTATTTTATCAAATGATTCGTGGCGTGTCGACGAAAGCCTTTGCTATTTGTTTACATCTCATGTTTTTGTCGTGGTACAATTTGGTGTGCACTTTCCGTTAGGTCCGAGCCCGTAATTATTGTCACAATTTACTTTGCATTCAGGTTTTTTAGACTTAGACTTAGACTTTTAGACTTAGAATGCAACGGTATTAATAATTTTGCGTCATGTGTTAACAACCGGCAAAAAACTGTATGCACAAGCCCTTAAAAATTATCAAAGCAAGTTAACAGAATAAAAACATCTAATGCGAACTGTTTTATAAAAAGTCTTATTGGGTTTCGTCTGGCCCGAATTAGCTCAAAATCTCAATAAACGACCGTCAGTTATTTCCATTTGGTGTTAATATGACCCTTGAACCAACTTAAGGTTTTGAAAAAATAGACtggattcatttaaaaaaaaattgtttttgtgcCTGTAGGATCGAGTGGTTgaaattattatgaaaaaaaaggtttttttttaaaattgtttaatGGGCGACGTCTTTCTAAAAAATTTTAGCTACATCGGCCAACGTTTGCACTATGGGGCCTCCCCATACAAACAGGcggacaaaaatattttcttccttccttttgaCATTATAAGATGTTTTTGATATTGTCATAATAGGGAAATGTTGTTAAGCAACAATCTCAGTCATTTCGCgactaacttttgaaaagggcctaATATTTTGATTCTTTAACACACAAAATATAAATCTCTCATTTACAAAATATGAAGAACAAATAGGGAAGAACTTTTATTATAGTAGAATATTGAAATTTGTGTTGTTATGATGcacaccacaaaaaaaaaaaaaaaaagttttgggcTCAACGCGTTTCACGCTGGATAGCATTGcattcaactatagcatcatcaacgtgcactgcccactcgaagggagatccgacgacgagaaagaagcgttctatgcgcagctggagcagacatacgatggatgcccactgcgggacgtcaaaatcgtcatcggtgacatgaacgctcaggtaggaagggaggaaatgtatagaccggtcatcggaccggatagtctgcataccgtatcgaacgacaacggccaacgatgcataaactttgcagcctcccgcggaatggtagtccgaagcactttctttccccgcgagaatatccacaaggccacatggaaatcacctaatcaagtaacggaaa
The nucleotide sequence above comes from Armigeres subalbatus isolate Guangzhou_Male chromosome 3, GZ_Asu_2, whole genome shotgun sequence. Encoded proteins:
- the LOC134223978 gene encoding uncharacterized protein LOC134223978, with the protein product MCSKFVLVFALCALVDYSLASVIREKVHKKEDYSAYFKTLTAYRNRLQLEGLYPKSKIGNHPINAQHFDELEVLQLIPVTIKQLRQHELSIQELLALQKVFGSFWDLIEEDAHRKRSEPRSELLSDLLSSREVRFGKQEIREHLKNDVKGNSVQMVYNTDASRTIKFADDSSTSPSQRILRMIAAICQQVYKNRPAQKSRNKRSDSINLENVKVTIKVPRSKRSLHLSGLPSKKAPGLSKEEQRRVDEANEAAIMEALMAQIGNNGVDHDEEDDDYYEDDEDYLSEHTKSNESTVTEQAGSVEEDKTERDSNSNNQLEGRSPDYAYDEGEPDDDYSMTDFKPRFSVGDFENASVNELIMLAMRHKARKQSEQSSKFKFASR